A window of Peromyscus eremicus chromosome 7, PerEre_H2_v1, whole genome shotgun sequence contains these coding sequences:
- the Ooep gene encoding oocyte-expressed protein homolog — MGPHTTDAHAERMQDPSSHKLLSASPVSPRLRVRPWWFPEHELENPLVLYMEAWLAEMIFGPNQSLISEIEWISQALLRVDTVDSGKMAEITIYGRPSVKNRMKNILSNLATWHKEQHVQRAAKVKQLEEFLKNRSSNHQLTPVKEALADLQTVPPQPLEVKKKIDY, encoded by the exons ATGGGGCCCCATACTACCGATGCTCACGCCGAGAGGATGCAGGACCCTTCCTCGCACAAGCTGCTCAGCGCCTCGCCTGTGTCTCCGCGGCTTCGTGTGCGGCCCTGGTGGTTCCCAGAGCACGAACTCGAGAATCCTCTGGTGCTCTACATGGAGGCCTGGCTGGCAGAAATGATCTTCG GCCCAAACCAATCCTTAATCTCAGAAATAGAGTGGATAAGCCAGGCTTTGCTGAGAGTGGATACAGTCGAttctgggaagatggctgaaATCACCATATATGGACGACCCTCTGTAAAGAATCGCATGAAGAATATTCTCTCGAACCTGGCGACTTGGCACAAAGAACAACACGTCCAAAGAG CTGCGAAGGTGAAACAACTTGAGGAATTCTTGAAGAACCGTTCCTCAAACCACCAGCTTACGCCTGTGAAAGAGGCCCTTGCTGACCTACAGACGGTCCCGCCTCAGCCCCTGGaggtgaagaaaaaaatagattattaa
- the Dppa5 gene encoding developmental pluripotency-associated 5 protein, translating into MESYPTRTDIPPWVKIPEDLQDPEVFQVQTPLLNSLFGPQGSRIPYIEQVSQAMFELKTLESSELTEVLVYGSHNNKLRAKWMLQSMAERCRLRQERGMLKLEEAMKTLELGQC; encoded by the exons ATGGAAAGCTACCCGACCCGTACAGATATCCCGCCATGGGTGAAAATTCCCGAAGATCTGCAAGATCCAGAAGTATTCCAAGTCCAGACTCCGCTGCTAAATTCTCTGTTTG GCCCACAGGGATCTCGAATCCCTTACATCGAGCAGGTGAGCCAGGCCATGTTCGAGCTGAAGACTCTGGAATCTTCCGAACTCACCGAGGTCTTAGTTTATGGCTCTCACAACAACAAGCTTCGGGCCAAATGGATGCTTCAATCCATGGCTGAGAGGTGCCGCCTGCGCCAGGAGAGAG GAATGCTCAAGCTGGAGGAAGCCATGAAGACCCTGGAACTAGGCCAGTGTTGA